From one Halothece sp. PCC 7418 genomic stretch:
- a CDS encoding CBS domain-containing protein has translation MSQLFLDPKLDSAIQKDPLLLAPEVSLLSAIQGMRKQGLSYTLVGQQRRVEGIFTERDLVQLIAETTRDFKEISLQEVMTSPVTTLQLNEKTNIFRVLEMIRNREIRHLPVVDQEDNLLGLIAHNSLCRALQPENLLKLKRVDEVMSENVCCAFGQATLLDIARQMAQYSVSCIVIVDRFHQSDLVQPIGILTERDMVQFQVSGLDFSAIAAETVMSQPLQLLSPDQSLWEAKVKMDQLRVRRLVVVGESGELKGIVTQTSLLQALDPKEITETISALQTTLTEKTTALEEAKQKLERRDYFYGNVVRNWFEGLIALLDQEGRFLLVEGAGLNTNKLSQQDIEGKFLSEIFSDDPNKSLLACHRKALQGENCTVEFEWFGRVYLTNFEPFYDPRTQNLAGVTLVANDITARRLAEKARTESESLLHSFYHQNQMRMGVVEILPNDIRHLSDNAATANFFGRSPETMQGKTARELGIPEAAIQSWLGAYQQCLQEEKPVTFDYYHQSQQLWLTVTVSPLTSQVGNFPRCSYLVKDITPRKQAEFALQEKTATLKHFSESLKALHQLSTQDYDDFTTLAREYLEVGCQIFGLSTGIISEVTGSSYQVLAIHSDLDGLEVGLKFELKNTYCAEVIRTQKTVTYQNVGADPKLSQHPVYQNLHLESYIGTPIFVENEIYGTLNFSATIIREQGFQNHEIEIMELMAHDLGKLITASRAEEKRQQAEAALKEQLQRSQLLKSIINEIRSKLDFNELCQTTARKLGQTLQVDRCLIHTYLPDTTPPQVPFVAEYLSESCFSIQHLIIPVEGNPHIKALLRRDRAISSPDVYSDPLLAQPICREVNLKSMLAIRTSYQGLANGIIGLHQCDYYREWTEEEVKLLEDVAEQVGVAIAQAKLLEAKNRQNEALEAATARAEAANQAKSDFLATMSHEIRTPMNAIIGMSDLLLDTPLSEEQLDFAQTIRSSGKTLLTIINDILDFSKIESGKLELEQQDFTLYTCVENAIDLVSQQAAQKDLELAYWLDPNLPQLMTGDETRLQQILTNLLSNAVKFTEQGEILLLVTQQTLEHIQFCVSDTGVGIPPEKMDQLFQSFSQLDSSRSRRAEGTGLGLAISKRLCNLMGGQMWAMSQGKVAGNPLPAWEAHQKLMSNLKPSSGSSFYFTLPMPEATSSAISQVLQGKRVLIVEESHLNCSVLSVGMSSWGMESNAVTSTAAAFTLTEQGEAFDCAIISLNREPTAQLDLIETLITSEEYQTLPLIVLIPLGMKNLSLPSTPNITVLKQPPKQSRLYETLIRYFTSPSEATVSSEHSSPVAATSFSNLKILLAEDNPVNQKVILKTLKRLGYTADVVENGRAAITALETQPYDLILMDLRMPEMDGITATQEIRDRWTGKQRPRIIALTADVTPEVQKQCVEVGMDAYLSKPVMIESLTAVLQESDPQLTPITASPKESVIDTNTLEQLTSLIGEDDPASLLEILESYCDDLPKLVVQTLNAAQTGDLKTLKRAIHTLKGTGATMGAFKLRDRCITIEKLLAKDNPIPLEMIQALEEDSQKVIQEINEKCEQLRSQLHH, from the coding sequence ATGTCTCAGCTTTTCCTTGACCCAAAATTGGACAGTGCTATTCAAAAAGATCCTTTGTTACTTGCCCCTGAAGTATCTCTCTTATCAGCAATTCAGGGTATGAGGAAACAAGGATTGAGTTATACCTTGGTGGGTCAACAAAGAAGGGTAGAAGGGATTTTTACCGAACGGGATCTCGTCCAATTAATTGCAGAAACGACAAGGGATTTCAAGGAAATTTCACTGCAAGAAGTAATGACCTCTCCTGTTACAACTCTCCAGTTAAATGAAAAGACAAATATTTTTCGGGTTTTAGAGATGATCCGTAACCGTGAGATTCGCCATCTCCCTGTTGTGGATCAAGAGGACAACTTATTGGGGTTGATTGCTCACAATAGCCTTTGTCGAGCGTTGCAACCCGAAAACCTCTTAAAACTGAAACGAGTGGATGAGGTGATGTCGGAGAATGTTTGTTGCGCCTTTGGTCAAGCTACCCTCTTGGATATTGCTCGTCAGATGGCGCAGTACAGCGTCAGTTGTATTGTCATTGTGGATCGATTCCATCAGAGTGATCTGGTTCAACCAATAGGGATTTTAACTGAGCGGGATATGGTGCAGTTTCAGGTGTCAGGGCTAGATTTTAGCGCGATCGCTGCGGAAACAGTGATGAGTCAGCCCTTACAGTTACTTTCTCCCGATCAATCTCTCTGGGAAGCCAAAGTCAAAATGGATCAACTGCGCGTGCGACGGTTAGTGGTGGTTGGAGAAAGCGGGGAGTTAAAGGGAATTGTCACCCAAACCAGTTTATTACAAGCCCTTGATCCCAAAGAAATTACAGAGACGATTTCGGCATTGCAAACCACCCTCACGGAAAAAACAACAGCACTAGAAGAGGCGAAACAGAAACTGGAAAGACGAGATTATTTTTATGGGAATGTGGTGCGAAACTGGTTTGAAGGGCTGATTGCACTGCTAGATCAAGAGGGTCGTTTTTTGTTGGTAGAAGGGGCGGGTTTAAATACAAATAAACTGTCTCAGCAAGACATAGAAGGGAAATTCTTATCAGAAATTTTTTCGGATGACCCTAACAAAAGTCTTCTTGCTTGTCACCGAAAAGCCTTACAAGGAGAAAATTGCACGGTTGAGTTTGAATGGTTTGGTCGGGTTTATTTAACTAATTTCGAGCCGTTTTACGATCCTCGGACTCAAAATTTAGCGGGAGTTACCCTAGTTGCCAATGATATTACAGCGCGTCGCCTAGCAGAAAAAGCTCGTACCGAAAGTGAATCCTTACTCCATTCTTTCTATCACCAAAATCAGATGAGGATGGGAGTGGTAGAAATTTTACCCAACGATATTCGTCATCTTTCTGATAATGCTGCCACAGCAAACTTTTTTGGGCGGTCTCCAGAAACAATGCAAGGAAAAACGGCTCGGGAATTGGGCATTCCTGAAGCAGCAATTCAAAGCTGGTTAGGGGCTTATCAGCAATGTTTGCAGGAAGAAAAACCCGTTACATTTGATTATTATCATCAGTCTCAACAGCTATGGCTGACAGTAACCGTTTCTCCCCTCACCTCACAAGTCGGGAATTTTCCACGGTGTTCTTACCTTGTTAAAGATATTACTCCTCGTAAACAAGCTGAGTTCGCTCTGCAAGAAAAAACAGCAACCCTTAAACATTTTAGTGAGAGTCTGAAAGCACTTCATCAACTCAGTACCCAAGATTATGATGATTTTACGACGTTAGCGAGAGAGTATCTAGAAGTGGGTTGCCAAATTTTTGGGCTATCGACGGGGATTATCAGCGAAGTGACAGGCTCATCTTATCAAGTGTTAGCGATCCATTCCGATTTAGACGGATTGGAAGTAGGGTTAAAGTTTGAGTTAAAAAATACTTATTGTGCAGAAGTGATCCGCACTCAGAAAACTGTTACTTATCAAAATGTCGGGGCTGATCCTAAACTATCCCAGCATCCTGTTTATCAGAATTTACACCTTGAAAGTTACATTGGCACTCCGATTTTTGTCGAAAATGAAATTTATGGAACGCTGAATTTTTCCGCTACAATCATTCGGGAACAGGGCTTTCAAAATCATGAGATTGAAATTATGGAGTTGATGGCTCATGACTTAGGAAAATTAATTACCGCCAGTCGTGCAGAAGAGAAACGTCAACAAGCAGAAGCAGCCTTAAAAGAACAATTGCAACGGTCGCAACTCCTCAAAAGTATTATTAATGAAATCCGTTCTAAGCTAGATTTTAATGAACTGTGTCAAACAACGGCTCGGAAATTGGGGCAAACGTTACAGGTCGATCGCTGCTTGATTCATACTTATCTTCCCGATACAACCCCTCCGCAAGTGCCATTTGTTGCTGAGTATCTTTCGGAAAGTTGTTTTTCGATTCAACATTTGATCATACCAGTAGAAGGGAATCCTCATATAAAAGCTCTTTTAAGGCGCGATCGCGCGATTTCTTCTCCTGATGTTTATTCCGATCCCCTACTAGCCCAGCCGATCTGCCGAGAAGTTAACTTAAAATCCATGCTAGCCATCCGCACCTCTTATCAAGGCTTAGCCAACGGCATTATTGGTTTACATCAATGTGATTACTATCGAGAATGGACAGAAGAAGAAGTTAAATTATTGGAAGATGTTGCGGAACAAGTGGGAGTCGCGATCGCGCAAGCCAAACTTTTAGAAGCGAAAAACCGCCAGAATGAAGCCCTCGAAGCAGCAACCGCCCGTGCTGAAGCAGCCAACCAAGCCAAAAGTGACTTTCTCGCCACTATGAGTCACGAAATCCGCACGCCGATGAATGCCATTATTGGGATGAGCGATCTCCTGTTAGACACGCCCCTGAGTGAAGAACAACTCGACTTTGCCCAAACCATTCGCAGTAGTGGCAAGACACTACTCACCATTATTAACGATATTCTCGATTTTTCCAAAATAGAGTCGGGAAAGTTAGAACTGGAACAACAAGACTTCACTTTATACACTTGTGTGGAAAATGCAATAGACCTAGTGAGCCAGCAAGCAGCACAAAAAGATTTAGAACTGGCTTATTGGCTTGATCCTAATCTTCCCCAGTTAATGACAGGGGATGAAACGCGGTTACAGCAGATTTTGACCAATCTTTTGAGTAATGCGGTTAAATTTACCGAGCAAGGAGAGATTCTGCTGCTGGTGACTCAACAAACCCTTGAACATATTCAGTTTTGTGTCTCTGATACGGGAGTGGGGATTCCTCCAGAAAAAATGGATCAACTATTTCAATCGTTTAGCCAACTCGATTCCTCGCGATCGCGCCGTGCAGAAGGAACAGGCTTAGGGCTTGCCATCAGTAAACGTCTCTGTAACCTGATGGGGGGTCAAATGTGGGCAATGAGCCAAGGAAAAGTTGCGGGTAATCCCCTCCCCGCTTGGGAAGCACACCAAAAGTTAATGTCTAATCTAAAACCAAGCTCTGGCTCTAGCTTCTATTTTACCCTTCCCATGCCTGAAGCAACCTCTTCTGCAATCTCTCAAGTTTTACAAGGAAAGCGCGTTCTCATTGTCGAAGAATCGCACCTCAATTGTAGTGTCCTTTCCGTGGGGATGAGTAGTTGGGGGATGGAATCGAATGCAGTCACTTCCACTGCTGCTGCTTTTACCTTAACTGAACAAGGAGAAGCCTTCGATTGTGCCATTATTAGCCTCAACCGCGAACCCACTGCACAATTAGACCTGATCGAAACTTTAATCACATCTGAGGAATATCAAACACTGCCGTTAATTGTTTTAATTCCTCTGGGAATGAAGAATCTCTCTCTTCCTAGCACACCAAACATCACTGTCTTGAAACAACCGCCAAAACAATCTCGGTTGTATGAAACCCTCATCCGTTATTTTACATCTCCCTCTGAGGCAACAGTTTCTTCAGAACACTCTTCTCCTGTTGCAGCAACATCCTTCTCTAATCTGAAAATTTTGTTAGCCGAAGATAATCCAGTCAACCAAAAAGTTATCCTCAAAACCTTAAAACGTTTAGGTTATACCGCCGATGTGGTTGAAAATGGTCGCGCTGCTATTACTGCTTTAGAAACTCAACCCTATGATCTAATTTTGATGGACTTGCGGATGCCCGAAATGGACGGGATTACAGCCACTCAAGAAATTCGCGATCGTTGGACAGGGAAACAACGCCCTCGTATTATTGCCTTGACTGCCGATGTGACCCCAGAAGTGCAAAAACAATGTGTTGAAGTGGGGATGGATGCCTATTTGAGTAAGCCCGTGATGATAGAGTCACTAACTGCGGTATTACAAGAAAGTGATCCCCAACTTACTCCTATTACAGCGTCACCCAAGGAAAGTGTTATTGATACAAATACCTTAGAACAATTGACTTCTTTGATCGGAGAAGATGATCCTGCATCATTGCTAGAAATTCTTGAAAGTTACTGTGATGATCTACCGAAATTAGTTGTACAAACCCTTAATGCTGCCCAAACAGGAGACTTAAAAACCTTGAAACGAGCCATTCATACCTTAAAAGGAACAGGCGCAACCATGGGAGCATTTAAGCTGCGCGATCGTTGCATTACCATTGAAAAACTACTCGCTAAAGATAATCCCATCCCCTTGGAGATGATCCAAGCCCTAGAAGAAGACAGTCAGAAAGTCATTCAAGAAATTAACGAAAAGTGCGAACAACTCAGAAGTCAACTGCATCATTGA
- the coaD gene encoding pantetheine-phosphate adenylyltransferase yields the protein MIAIYPGSFDPITFGHLDIIERGTQLFDRVIVAVLCNPSKEPLFSVQQRIQQIQDCTQHLSGVEIDQFTGLAVEYAKQRRAKVLLRGLRVLSDFEKELQMAHTNQTLSDNLETVFLATSNEYSFLSSSVVKEIARFGGSVEHLIPKSVAQDVYQCYAITPTANPNPNNQTINLPKNN from the coding sequence GTGATTGCGATTTACCCCGGTAGTTTTGATCCGATTACCTTTGGGCATCTCGATATTATCGAACGAGGCACACAACTGTTTGATCGCGTGATCGTAGCAGTCTTGTGTAATCCAAGTAAAGAACCTTTGTTTTCTGTACAACAGCGAATCCAGCAAATCCAAGATTGTACTCAACATCTATCTGGTGTGGAAATCGATCAGTTTACTGGCTTAGCGGTAGAATATGCCAAACAACGCCGTGCAAAAGTCCTTTTACGAGGGTTACGGGTCTTATCTGACTTTGAAAAAGAGTTACAGATGGCTCACACCAATCAAACCCTCTCGGACAATCTTGAAACTGTCTTTTTGGCAACGTCCAATGAGTATAGTTTCTTGAGTAGCAGCGTTGTTAAAGAAATTGCTCGTTTCGGTGGCTCGGTTGAGCATCTCATTCCCAAAAGTGTTGCCCAAGATGTGTATCAATGTTACGCAATAACTCCTACAGCGAATCCGAACCCAAACAATCAGACAATCAACCTTCCAAAGAACAATTAA
- the lipB gene encoding lipoyl(octanoyl) transferase LipB, producing the protein MKQLGSELKRRCYLKRQGIVPYAVAWEEQRSLLEDRLNNPERDDILIILQHPPVYTLGTGATEENLKFDPQASSIPLYRTERGGEVTYHCLGQLVGYPILNLRYYRCDLHWYLRQLETVLIRTLGEYGLSAEREAGLTGVWVKGVKVGAIGIKAKRWFTMHGFSLNVCPDLSGFSQIIPCGIRDRAVGSLQQFCPDITLSEVQQTLIRNFAEVFEVELYSDQ; encoded by the coding sequence ATGAAGCAGTTGGGTAGTGAATTGAAACGACGTTGTTATTTAAAGAGGCAAGGAATTGTTCCCTATGCGGTTGCTTGGGAAGAGCAGCGATCGCTGCTGGAAGACCGTCTTAATAACCCAGAACGAGATGATATCTTGATTATACTCCAACACCCGCCTGTTTATACCCTTGGCACAGGGGCAACAGAAGAAAACCTCAAATTTGACCCACAAGCCAGTTCAATCCCCTTATATCGCACGGAACGGGGCGGAGAAGTCACTTATCACTGTTTAGGGCAGTTGGTCGGTTATCCGATTTTAAATTTGCGTTACTATCGCTGTGATTTGCACTGGTATTTGCGACAACTGGAAACGGTTTTGATTCGCACTCTGGGCGAGTATGGCTTGAGTGCAGAACGAGAAGCGGGGTTAACAGGCGTTTGGGTTAAGGGAGTGAAAGTTGGCGCGATCGGCATTAAAGCGAAACGCTGGTTCACCATGCACGGTTTTTCTCTCAATGTCTGTCCTGATCTCAGTGGGTTTTCACAAATTATCCCCTGTGGAATCCGCGATCGCGCTGTCGGAAGCCTCCAACAGTTTTGTCCAGACATTACCCTCTCTGAAGTACAGCAAACCCTAATCCGCAACTTTGCAGAAGTTTTCGAGGTAGAACTCTACTCTGACCAGTGA
- the hpf gene encoding ribosome hibernation-promoting factor, HPF/YfiA family has translation MKLLIQGNNIEVTEAIRNYVQEKLENAVKHFQQITSKVDVHLSVAPNSRVSDRTKAEVTVHANGKVIRAQEQSGDLYASIDLVADKIARQLRKYKEKHLHKKTHDSPKTAETVAPQPVDEDLVNDRAPELPDDVVRVKYFAMPAMTVMEAKDQLQLVDHDFYVFRNEETNEINVIYQRNHGGYGVIQPRNGNGHTHGMLYDKVHGGDTNGQKVAPMDADNELSECPPAEV, from the coding sequence ATGAAGCTTTTGATTCAGGGCAACAATATTGAAGTGACTGAAGCCATCCGCAATTATGTTCAAGAAAAACTCGAAAATGCGGTCAAACACTTCCAACAAATCACCTCAAAAGTGGATGTGCATTTGTCAGTCGCCCCTAATTCTCGCGTCAGTGATCGCACGAAAGCAGAAGTCACCGTTCACGCTAATGGGAAAGTGATTCGAGCGCAAGAACAAAGCGGAGATTTATACGCCAGCATTGATTTAGTTGCCGATAAAATTGCCCGTCAGCTTCGTAAATATAAAGAAAAACATCTACACAAAAAAACGCATGACAGCCCAAAAACAGCAGAAACCGTTGCGCCTCAGCCTGTAGATGAAGACTTAGTCAACGATCGCGCTCCAGAATTACCCGATGATGTGGTTCGTGTCAAATACTTCGCCATGCCTGCAATGACCGTCATGGAAGCTAAAGATCAGCTTCAGCTTGTGGATCATGACTTTTATGTCTTCCGCAATGAAGAAACCAACGAAATCAATGTCATTTATCAGCGTAATCATGGTGGATATGGCGTGATCCAACCTCGCAACGGCAATGGTCATACCCACGGAATGCTTTATGACAAAGTTCATGGTGGAGATACCAATGGACAGAAAGTTGCGCCTATGGATGCCGACAATGAATTAAGTGAGTGTCCGCCTGCGGAAGTCTAG
- the fabI gene encoding enoyl-ACP reductase FabI encodes MLDLSQKKALVTGIANNRSIAWGIAQQLHQAGAEMGITYLPDDSGKYERKVRELVSPLNPSLFLPCNVQNDAQIDETLQAVAEKWGKLDILIHCLAFAGKEELSGEFSKTSRDGFKQALEISTYSLTRLAQAAKPLMTEGGSIVTLTYLGGERVVPNYNVMGVAKSGLEMSMRYLAAELGEQNIRVNAISAGPIRTLASSAVGGILDMIRHVEEVAPLKRTVTQTEVGNAATFLCSDLASGITGQVLYVDSGYNIMGM; translated from the coding sequence ATGCTGGATTTAAGTCAGAAAAAAGCACTGGTCACAGGAATTGCCAATAATCGCTCGATCGCGTGGGGAATTGCCCAACAACTCCATCAAGCGGGTGCTGAAATGGGCATCACCTATCTTCCCGATGATAGCGGAAAGTATGAGAGAAAAGTTCGAGAATTAGTCTCTCCTCTTAACCCCAGTTTGTTCCTGCCTTGTAATGTCCAAAATGACGCACAGATTGACGAAACCTTGCAAGCGGTTGCGGAAAAATGGGGGAAACTAGATATTCTCATTCACTGTCTGGCGTTTGCAGGAAAAGAAGAACTCTCTGGGGAGTTTAGCAAAACCTCACGGGATGGGTTTAAGCAGGCTCTAGAAATTAGTACCTATTCTCTCACGCGGTTAGCGCAAGCAGCGAAACCGTTGATGACAGAAGGCGGAAGTATTGTCACCCTCACCTATCTCGGTGGGGAAAGAGTTGTTCCCAATTACAACGTCATGGGTGTGGCAAAATCAGGCTTAGAAATGAGTATGCGCTACCTAGCTGCGGAATTAGGAGAACAAAATATTCGCGTCAATGCCATTTCCGCCGGTCCCATTCGCACCCTCGCTTCCTCTGCGGTGGGCGGTATTTTAGACATGATTCGTCATGTAGAAGAAGTTGCACCTCTGAAGCGAACCGTCACCCAAACTGAAGTCGGAAACGCAGCAACTTTCTTATGTAGCGATCTCGCCAGTGGCATTACTGGACAAGTCTTATACGTTGATTCTGGCTATAACATCATGGGAATGTAG
- the hisB gene encoding imidazoleglycerol-phosphate dehydratase HisB, which translates to MQLSERAVSNASFTPRTASVSRQTGETEVKVTLNLDGEGKCDSQTGIPFLDHMIHQLASHGLFDLEVKAVGDIEIDDHHTNEDVGITLGQAFAQALSDRKGIHRFGHFIAPLDEALIQVALDFSGRPHLSYGLEIPTQRVGTYDTQLVREFFVAVVNHSQMTLHIRQLDGINSHHIIEATFKAFARACRGAVELDPRRCGQVPSSKGVL; encoded by the coding sequence ATGCAACTTTCTGAGCGTGCTGTTTCTAACGCCTCCTTCACACCGCGTACGGCATCTGTTTCTCGTCAGACTGGGGAAACGGAGGTTAAAGTCACCTTAAACTTAGATGGGGAAGGAAAATGTGATTCCCAGACGGGGATTCCGTTTCTTGACCACATGATTCATCAACTCGCCTCTCATGGATTATTTGACCTAGAAGTGAAAGCGGTTGGAGACATCGAGATCGACGATCATCATACCAACGAAGATGTCGGGATTACTCTCGGTCAAGCCTTTGCCCAAGCCTTATCGGATCGCAAAGGGATTCACCGTTTCGGTCATTTTATCGCCCCCCTGGATGAAGCCTTAATTCAAGTTGCCCTCGATTTTTCAGGACGACCTCATCTTAGCTATGGTTTAGAGATTCCCACCCAACGAGTCGGGACCTATGACACCCAACTGGTGAGAGAATTTTTTGTCGCTGTGGTCAATCATAGCCAGATGACCCTCCATATTCGTCAACTCGATGGGATTAACTCTCACCACATCATCGAAGCCACATTTAAGGCGTTTGCCAGGGCGTGTCGGGGGGCCGTGGAACTGGATCCCCGTCGCTGTGGTCAAGTTCCTAGTTCTAAAGGCGTGCTTTAA
- the purL gene encoding phosphoribosylformylglycinamidine synthase subunit PurL, translating to MTAIDAAPFSPDEIASESIKPEEYEEIVKRLTRHPNKAELGMFGVMWSEHCCYKNSRPLLKQFPTRSDRVLVGPGENSGVIDLGDGLHLAFKIESHNHPSAVEPFQGAATGVGGILRDIFTMGARPIAILNSLRFGQLDNPRTRRIFSGVVEGISHYGNSVGVPTVGGEVYFDSAYAGNPLVNAMALGLMETPDIVKAGASGIGNPVLYVGSTTGRDGMGGASFASAELSENSADDRPAVQVGDPFLEKSLIEACLEAFKTGAVVAAQDMGAAGLTCSTSEMAEKGGVGIELNLDLIPHRETGMSAYEYLLSESQERMLFVAEKGREQELIDIFQKWELHAVVAGEVIPDPMVRILHEGKVAAEIPAAALAENTPLYEREILAEPPDYAQTAWQWTSASLPSCNEEGMNGQTWSEILLQLLASPSIASKAWVYRQYDHQVQNNTVLLPGGADAAVIRVRPQTESVETYKGVAATTDCNGRYVYLHPYEGAKLAVAEAARNLSCVGAEPIAITDNLNFGSPEKPIGYWQLAKACEGLAEACIQLGTPVTGGNVSLYNETFDNQGNPQPIYPTPVIGMVGFVEDVRKVCGQGWQQVGDLVYLLGSATVTLGGSEYLAMIHETVAGKPPHLDFALEKQVQSVCRKGIKQGWINSAHDCAEGGLAVALAESCLAGNLGVSVTLSPDENQRWDECLFGEGASRILVSVSSEKQEAWETFLQEQLGEAWQRLGVVQEEELKINSSVGVSLEAMRDRFESAIALQLAE from the coding sequence ATGACCGCCATCGACGCAGCCCCCTTTTCCCCTGACGAAATTGCGAGTGAAAGTATTAAACCAGAAGAGTACGAAGAAATTGTCAAACGACTGACCAGACATCCCAACAAAGCCGAACTGGGGATGTTTGGGGTGATGTGGTCGGAACACTGTTGCTATAAAAATTCTCGTCCCCTCCTGAAACAATTTCCCACCCGCAGCGATCGCGTTCTCGTCGGTCCTGGGGAAAATTCGGGTGTGATTGACTTAGGCGATGGCTTACATCTCGCGTTCAAAATTGAATCCCATAATCACCCGTCTGCGGTTGAACCCTTCCAAGGGGCAGCCACTGGCGTTGGGGGAATTCTCCGAGATATTTTTACCATGGGAGCGCGTCCGATTGCCATTCTGAACTCACTGCGCTTTGGCCAGTTAGACAATCCTCGCACCCGACGCATCTTTAGCGGTGTTGTAGAAGGGATTAGTCATTACGGAAACTCGGTTGGCGTGCCCACTGTTGGCGGAGAAGTTTATTTTGATTCCGCTTATGCGGGGAATCCCCTTGTCAATGCCATGGCACTAGGCTTGATGGAAACCCCAGATATTGTGAAAGCGGGAGCATCTGGCATCGGTAACCCCGTTCTCTATGTCGGTTCGACCACGGGACGGGATGGTATGGGGGGCGCGAGTTTTGCCAGTGCGGAACTCAGTGAAAATTCCGCCGATGACCGCCCTGCGGTGCAAGTGGGCGATCCCTTCCTCGAAAAATCTTTAATAGAAGCCTGTTTAGAAGCATTTAAGACTGGGGCTGTGGTAGCAGCACAAGATATGGGGGCAGCCGGATTAACCTGTTCTACCTCAGAAATGGCGGAAAAAGGCGGAGTGGGCATTGAACTCAACTTAGACCTCATTCCCCATCGGGAAACAGGCATGAGCGCTTATGAATACCTCCTTTCTGAGTCTCAAGAACGAATGTTATTTGTTGCCGAAAAAGGACGGGAACAAGAACTGATTGATATTTTCCAGAAGTGGGAACTACACGCTGTTGTTGCAGGAGAAGTGATTCCTGATCCCATGGTGCGCATTCTCCATGAAGGAAAAGTTGCTGCTGAAATTCCTGCTGCTGCTTTAGCGGAAAATACCCCCCTCTACGAACGGGAAATTCTTGCTGAACCGCCAGACTATGCTCAAACCGCATGGCAATGGACTAGCGCGTCTCTTCCTTCCTGCAACGAAGAAGGGATGAACGGTCAAACTTGGTCAGAGATTTTGTTACAACTTCTTGCCAGCCCCTCGATCGCGTCCAAGGCTTGGGTCTATCGTCAATATGACCATCAAGTGCAAAATAATACGGTCTTGCTACCTGGTGGTGCTGATGCTGCGGTAATTCGGGTTCGTCCACAAACGGAATCTGTTGAAACTTACAAAGGAGTTGCAGCAACCACTGACTGTAATGGACGTTATGTTTATCTCCACCCCTACGAAGGTGCAAAACTCGCTGTTGCAGAAGCAGCCCGTAATTTAAGTTGTGTGGGCGCAGAACCGATCGCGATTACTGATAATTTGAACTTTGGCAGTCCCGAGAAACCCATTGGCTATTGGCAACTGGCGAAAGCCTGCGAAGGCCTTGCTGAGGCGTGCATTCAGTTAGGAACACCTGTCACTGGGGGGAATGTGTCTCTGTATAATGAAACGTTCGACAACCAAGGCAATCCACAGCCGATTTATCCCACCCCCGTGATCGGAATGGTGGGCTTTGTGGAAGATGTCCGCAAGGTTTGTGGACAAGGGTGGCAGCAGGTTGGCGATTTGGTCTATCTGTTAGGCAGCGCAACCGTCACTTTAGGAGGGTCGGAATATCTGGCCATGATTCATGAAACTGTTGCAGGAAAACCCCCTCATCTGGATTTTGCCCTAGAGAAACAAGTTCAGTCTGTTTGTCGGAAAGGGATTAAACAAGGATGGATCAACTCTGCCCATGATTGTGCGGAAGGAGGGCTTGCGGTTGCCTTGGCAGAATCTTGTTTAGCTGGCAATCTTGGGGTTAGCGTTACCCTTTCTCCTGATGAGAATCAACGCTGGGATGAGTGTTTATTTGGAGAAGGGGCAAGTCGGATCTTAGTTTCTGTCTCTTCTGAGAAGCAAGAAGCCTGGGAAACATTTTTACAGGAACAGTTGGGAGAGGCTTGGCAACGATTAGGCGTGGTTCAGGAAGAGGAATTGAAGATTAATTCTAGCGTTGGGGTCAGTTTAGAGGCGATGAGAGACCGATTTGAGAGCGCGATCGCGCTTCAGTTAGCGGAATAG